The following coding sequences lie in one Lemur catta isolate mLemCat1 chromosome 11, mLemCat1.pri, whole genome shotgun sequence genomic window:
- the TMEM176B gene encoding transmembrane protein 176B has product MDQNMVTVNGVAVASTSTQPTQINIHIHQESALSELLKALGSLKQFLSCSGNTRPSKTRISHEQLALGVAQILLGVVSCALGVCLYFGPWIELRASGCAFWAGSVAIAAGAGAIVHEKHRGKLSGCVSFLLTLAGIATAVAALVLCVNSLTWQTDGFFYIDSVCDCPGSVDPTTGYIWRRTMDHSDWREEQCRAYMRMLVNLFLAIRALLLAVCVLEVIVSLASLGLGLRSLCSQSSRPLNEEESERKLLGENSVPPSPTREKTPATIIL; this is encoded by the exons ATGGACCAGAACATGGTGACTGTGAATGGAGTTGCTGTGGCCTCTACGTCGACCCAGCCCACCCAGATCAACATCCACATCCACCAGGAGTCAGCTTTGTCAGAACTGCTGAAAGCTTTGGGTTCCCTGAAGCAGTTTCTTTCTTGCTCTGGGAATACTAGGCCTTCCAAGACCAGGATAAGCCATGAGCAGCTGGCTCTAGGG GTGGCTCAGATACTGCTGGGGGTCGTGAGCTGTGCCCTCGGGGTGTGTCTCTACTTCGGGCCCTGGATCGAGCTTCGCGCCTCGGGCTGCGCCTTCTGGGCAGGGTCTGTG gCCATTGCAGCCGGGGCCGGGGCCATAGTCCATGAGAAGCACCGGGGCAAACTTTCG GGCTGTGTATCCTTCCTGCTCACCCTGGCTGGCATTGCTACGGCCGTGGCTGCTCTTGTCCTCTGCGTGAACAGCTTAACCTGGCAGACCGATGGCTTCTTCTACATCGACTCTGTGTGTGATTGCCCAGGGTCTGTCGACCCCACCACTGGGTACATATGGAGGCGGACGATGGACCACTCAGACTGGCGGGAGGAGCAGTGCCGGGCCTACATGAGGATGCTGGTG AACTTGTTCCTAGCAATCCGAGCCCTGCTCCTGGCTGTCTGTGTCCTGGAGGTTATCGTGTCCTTGGCTTCCCTGGGACTGGGTCTTCGAAGCCTGTGTAGCCAGAGCTCCAGGCCCCTG aatgaGGAAGAGTCAGAGAGGAAACTATTGGGGGAGAATTCagtccccccctcccccactaGGGAGAAGACCCCGGCTACCATCATCCTGTGA